In Drosophila busckii strain San Diego stock center, stock number 13000-0081.31 chromosome 3R, ASM1175060v1, whole genome shotgun sequence, the sequence gtgtgtgtgtgtgtctattggCGTGTATATTATGGCTGTCAAAGCCTGGGCTTTGACGTCTAATTTATGAATGATGCAGGGCCCAAGCCGCAGTCTCGCTTGGCTTAagttctttttgttatttgtgctttttgtttactcTTTGGCAAGTTTATGtcttgtgtctgtgtgtgtgtgtgtgtgtgtgtgtgcacaaatAGTTTACATAATTTGCtggttgctgccacagctgccattttatttttatccatttgcaattttaacgCCTGCAAGgaatttggttttttgttgttgcgcccaaaaacttttttaatgagtttttgtAAGCATTTCTTTGGCTCtacaattttctattttattttagcccTAActcttgctcgctcgctcgcttggcTCAGAAtgtgctgcaactgcagctggcgcgataagcatttaattgaaagctgCTCAGCCGAGCCCATGATTGAATTTCTATACAAGTCAGCGACGCAACTAGAGAGATTTGCAACCGCAATTTGCCTGACCGTCATTTGATagtgccccacacacacacacatacacatgtgaaGCATGAGGCAGCATGTGTGCATAGTCGAGAGTCCTTTTGCGCTGTTGCgctcaaataaatttcaatgcatatGCCCGTTGACTTTTTATAAATGCACTGATGCGTCTGACTCAGTCTCTTGGCCGTTTAACCCTCAAACTGTTGGGGAAACGCgtgtttaattgaaattccacatgttgcagcaattaaagctgGGCTTGaagcgcatttaattacatttttcgAGCCCTACAATGGCGTCAAGAGCAAAACACTCAATGCCATTGGCAATTCACCCCTCCATTTATAGCTGATAATGCATGCAGTTCAACACTGCGCACGCTTTTCATagaaatacattaaatatagcataaaaaagtgttgaacaatagcagcaggcaatgtgcattttgatttatttatgtgcatagcAATTAAGTGCACCCTTTTTTGTTTCGaatttcgtttgtttgtttcgctTTCATGCCAACGGattcaattgcaaatgtatgtgcgctctgttttttttgctgccacgccccattTGTATATTGAGCAACATGAGACCCAATTATGCAGCACatgtgcctgcctgcctgcctgccttgcCTTGTTGCAACTTGAGACAGTTGAGACAGTTAACGTGGCGTATACGCTATGCGCAGCATGTGCAACTTGCTATAGCTGTAAAAGTTTAAGCTATGCTCAACGATTTTATGTCACAGCGCCTTatttgttacacacacatatatgtatatatatatatactgtaCTTGCAGCTGTGACTTACATGCTAATCTAACAGATAACTTctatatttgcagctgctgtcgtcgtcgttctGGGCACGCACCAGACGCAGCACACCAATGAGGCAATGAGCAGCCAAAGACCACAACAAAcccaagcagcaactgaagcaacaacaacaacagcaacaacatgcacTCTTCTATGCAAGGCCTGGCCGCTTGGTTAAGTGCCACGTAGCTTGCCACAAGCAGGCCAAACAGCCACAGAGCCAGCTTAGCTCCGCAGTCAAGAGTTATAACCACAGAGCGCGTCGGAGCGACAGTACGAGAGATAGCGATAGCGATagcgagagagatagagacagcgacagcttAGGGCGAGCACGTCATGTTGCGagatatatttctatatttagtTCTAAtcgttttattttgctttattttcatgGCGCAGTTAATCGTCAACGTTTACGCATTCCAACGTCAGCCAAGCGCCGCTCAGCGTGCCGAACGcaatgaaattatatttgtctAGAGTCGTCGCCCCCTCAGCCTCCCCCTCAGCACtcgcactcacactcacactcgaGACGCCTTTGCACAAGTCAAGCATCAAGCATGGGCTGTCATTTAATGAGCGCGCAAGTCTTAAAGCTGAAAATCAAAGCTTGCACACAGCCAGACCGCGACTCTAGGgagtgagctgctgctgctgctgttggcgagATAAATAAGTAGCGCTAAGAACTGAAGAAGAACTGATAAAAACTAGGTTGCTCGCTAATTAGTAACGGTAGTCTTGGGAGTGCTGTCACGAATGCACAATACACTTGTGCACAATGAAACTTTTCGCCAAACAATAAACCCAGAGCCCAGCCACACGGTTAAGCCACGTCGAACACAAACAGCGACAAAAAGCGAACCATGTGAAACTtgaaccaacacacacactcacacaaattattgtttatacgcATTTTTCAGTTATAATTAAGTCAATTGTGTTGCACGCTTTTTGTGGCCAGTTAAAGGTAGCCGACATgctgttaataaaattgtatgcatgtatttaattatttataatgaaagttgagctgctgctgctggagccaaaaaatattttttcattgcCTACTTTTAAGCGCGCAATGAGCCAGCACAAATGCCAAGTGCTTGGGCGTGGGCGTTGAGCCGCGCCCAATGGCTTAAGTTTGCATTAACTTTAGTGCAGCGTGCactataatttaacaatttttattttttatatatttttctttttgtagcCGCACACAGTTTATTGTTTCCTTTTCGACCGCTGGCAGTTGCTGCCTTGAGCACTTGAGCGCCATATACACACTTGACCCCAttttttgagtgtgtgtgtgtgagtgtagaCTGCGTCGAACATTGAGACTCTACAATAGGCTGGTGCCTTGGGCTGCCtacaaagcatttaaattgacacGGCCCAAACAGCCAGCAAAGGGATtttcaagcaaacaacaaaaagtagcaaaaacgcaaaaaaaaaaacacttcaAAGTGCtcaaaacattttcataatgcgtttgtgtgtgtgtgtgtgtgtctaattGATTTTCTCTAGCTGTTTGTGTTTTCAAATGGAAAATGCAAGTTTCAAAGCCAACTACGCACATttagacaaatatttatttaattttcgcaaaagttgtgcaatgttatttttgcataaatttcaattgcattgtATTTATGGCCAGAGCTAAATGCGTTTTTGGCATTTCACAAACAAAcggttttcattttattattcgTATCTTAGCTAGGGCCGTTGTCATATCTTAAAGAcataaaatgtaatcaaattaaactgaactaaattaaaataaaaatcaaattatttatgcatgctaTGGCGCATTCAAATGCATACTTTCGAACAATAATAGTATTagctaacaattattatatatactgtATATCAAAATCTATGTTTTAgtgctaagcaaacaacaaaaactctatttaaagttttgtgtGAGTACAAAGgaaaatgcaatgaaattttattgtatgtgTAGTTAGCGCTGAGCAATTAACaaaccaaaatatatataaacgaaTTCTTATCGAACAACATATAGTTACAATAAAAGTTCAACAATTACAATATAAACATTAGCATTTTGTGTTGCACTTAATTTGTCTATGAGGTGAGTATGCTGCTTAAAATCGAACTAAACTCAAACTGGTAACAGTTTTTAAGTGTTCTATTTACTCACCGACAGTGAGAAGCTTAAATCTAACCCCTAGCCCTTTGACTAGCAGCAACTTTTCACTTTCAGCTCAGAGGTAAAGTCGCTTGGGATCTACTGCATGCAGCTTTGTaaaacttttatgcaaatcgAATTGTTTTAGCAACATAAgagttgtaatttaatttaaatctacTATGCAAGCTCTCCCCTACATGTATATTATAAAAGTCTAagtattattatgattattaatgtttaaacTTCTTGATTAGTTAACAAATTTAGATCAGACTGTGCAGATTGATTGAAATTCCGCTGATATAAAAGCCAAATATGTAAACTTCTAAACCAATATAACGTTTTACTTCAAATTAGTCTTAAAATACGCACAAGACTTTAATTTGGCGATAAGAGTTAGGACATAAGAAGTTTTCATTGGTTGAACTAGGAATAATATGCACTTGAATGTCATAAAGCTCGACTCAGATATATGAGCAAATAAGTAAAGGGCTATTAATTATTAGCCAGTGTactgatttgcataaaattagtATTCAAAGACGCACAAGAACTAAGAGGTAACTTCATTTGATAAACCAAAAGGTGCTCAAGAGCCTCACTGCTAAGCAGagtgttaatattaaataaacaaatcaactGATTAGCATACAAGCAAATCTGTTTGTTTTGCCAACTAATTGGAACTATGAAACATTGTTATTCAATATCAAAAATAACATTCATACAttgtgtattttaaataacgtgaaatttgattacattttgattgttgttctctctcttgttttgctgttgcgaTTGGTTGTGCttagtaattaaatatgcagttAACATCAAAATAGtaaaccaaataaatattacagtAATCCCAACTCTTTATAAATCTTTAATAATGTTTCAGTGCTGAGCAGCTTATGTAGTTACTTTACCATATGCTCAACCGCTTTTCAAACATTTGTAGCATTAactgtttggtttttttttatttggtaaCACCCAAAGTGTTAAATGCTTTACAAGGTCTTCtttgcaatcaaaataaaaacaaacagttttCCATTTAGCAGCCAAGTGCAAAGGCAACCTTAAATTTGGCACAACTGTGAAAAGCAGAAAGAAAAACTGGCTGCTATAGTCGAACGCCTTTATGTCAGGCCCAGAACTCGAAGCTCAGTTGCCCGTTGCCCGTtgcattaaaaacatattttggcAAGTGGCCAAATGCATTGCAAACTTACTTGCAACAAGCGAATGCGCCACCCTTGCCACCCCACTTGCACTGCTTTTAACATGGCAAGCTGTAAAAAATTACAACGAcaacagtcaacagcagcaataataaaacgTATATCTTGCTGATTGCATTAAGATGAACTGTAGCTGGagcaatgtaaataaacaataccaaatttggtaaacaacaaaaaaatgctttgctttgtgtaCAGCTGAAATGTACaaactaattttcaatatataatttatatttattgctgtgcGACATTTTGCTGTTCACTTTGATCTACGACAGGCGGACGCGCAAGTTCTATGCCAAAGTCGTTGTGTCCTTGTTttgcacaacaaaaagcagaTCTAAACTAATTAGTCACAAATTAATGAGCCAGAGAGCGGgcggcagcaaaaacaacaacaacaacaacaacaagagtggACAGCTGATGAAAATGTGAAAAGGCTTGATGTGCAAATGTGCAAATATGACAAACATTTTGGCAGCTTggacagcggcaacaacaagagcaagagcaacaatgcACAAGGCTGTCAACGCTAACAAACTCATCTAGGGGCTAGCACGAGTGCAGGCCATATAGCCATATATAGTAAGTATACACTcaca encodes:
- the LOC108602289 gene encoding uncharacterized protein LOC108602289, translated to MLRDIFLYLVLIVLFCFIFMAQLIVNVYAFQRQPSAAQRAERNEIIFV